One Chryseobacterium sp. StRB126 genomic region harbors:
- a CDS encoding transposase, producing MNFENIHIGELIKQRVNELGIPVERICNFMNTSEIEIEQMYEEKFLNSGVILRWSKLLEYDFFRIYSQHLILYSPPSGNYAIQKSTVLPVFRKNIYTKEIIEFILELLKTGKKTIQQVLDDYKIPRSTLHKWMAKYNSHEK from the coding sequence ATGAATTTTGAGAATATACACATTGGAGAGCTGATTAAACAGCGGGTTAATGAATTAGGCATTCCGGTAGAACGGATCTGTAACTTTATGAATACAAGTGAAATTGAAATTGAACAGATGTATGAAGAGAAGTTTTTGAATTCCGGAGTCATACTCAGATGGAGTAAATTATTGGAATACGACTTTTTCCGAATCTATTCACAACATCTTATACTATATTCGCCTCCATCAGGTAATTATGCAATACAAAAATCAACCGTACTACCGGTTTTCCGAAAAAATATTTACACCAAAGAGATTATTGAATTTATCCTTGAACTTTTAAAAACCGGTAAAAAGACTATCCAACAGGTACTTGATGATTACAAAATTCCCAGATCTACTCTTCATAAATGGATGGCAAAATATAATTCCCATGAAAAATAA